The window GTTTGCCAATTCGCCGTTCACGGAAGGCCGGCCCAACGGCTTTCTGTCGTTCCGCTCCGAGATCTGGCGCGAGACCGACAGCGCGCGATCGGGGATGATTCCATGGGCGTTCGAGGACGGCATGGGGTTCGAGCGCTGGGTCGACTATGCGCTCGACGTGCCGATGTATTTCGTCAAGCGCGGCGAAACCTATATCGACGTCGCCGGGTCGTCGTTCCGCGATTTCTTCGCCGGCCGACATCCGGCGTTTCCCGGCGAGCGGCCGACGCTGTCGGACTGGGCCAATCATCTCTCGACGATTTTCCCCGAGGTGCGGCTGAAGCGTTATCTGGAAATGCGCGGCGCCGACGGCGTGCCGTGGGGCCGGCTGCCGGCGCTGCCGGCGTTCTGGGTCGGCCTGCTCTATGACGATCTGAGCCTCGATGCCGCATGGCAGATCGTCAAACACTGGAACGCGCATGAGCGCCAGGCGTTGCGCGATGACGTGCCGCGCCTCGGCTTCAAGTCCAGGGTGCGGGATCGCTATCTGTTCGAGATCGCCAAGGAGTGCCTGGCGCTGTCCTATTCCGGCTTGCGCCGGCGCGGCCGGGTCGATCATGCCGGCCGTGACGAGACCCGGCATCTCGAGCCGCTGGAGCGCATTATCGACAGCGGGCGCACGCCCGCCGAGGAGATGCTGGAAAAGTTCAACGGCCCTTGGCACGGTTCGGTGGAACCGGCCTATGATGAATACGCGTTCTAGATCAGTCCATTGAACGGCTTTTGCCAAAGGCGGCCTTCGATCCGGCACTGACGCCGTTCATCCACCGTACAGGTTCGCGGCGATCAAATGGCAGACGCGAACGCCGGGCGCGTCTAATTAGTTGAAAGCAATAGCGAATGTGGGGAGGCCGCCGGCTCAGGGCGTGTTTGGTGCTATCAGCTGTCCTGGCGGCCGCTATCGCCGTGCGCCCGGCGCATGCCCAGGCCAATTTCGATCGGCCGGGAAGCGACTATCAGAGTTCGCCGGTCCCCTCCGGCGATCCGGCCGATTGCGCCTTGATGTGCGAGCGCGACCGCCATTGCCGGGCCTGGAGTTTCAACTACCCGACCGACAGCACCATCGGGGCGGTGTGCTGGCTGAAGAACAGCGTGCCCGCGCGCGTCCAGGACAATTGCTGCGTCTCAGGCGTGCGCGGCGCCGGCGTCGTCGAGCCGCGTACCGGGTCTGAGGAAGTTTCGATCGACCGGTTCGGCGGCGACTACCGGAATTTCTGGCTCAAGGGCAGCGAGGGCGAGGAAGTCTGCAAGGCCGCCTGCACCGAGGACAACAAGTGCCGGGCCTGGACCTACGCGCGCCCGGGATATGTCGGCAAGGAAGCGCATTGCTTTTTGAAGAAGGAGATAAAACCGCCGCGTCGCAAGGCGGGGTTTATTTCGGGGGTGGTGAGGTAAGTGCACGATTGTATACACCGTCATTGCGAGGAGCCAACGGGTCGCGCGAACGCGCGCCCGATGACAGGCTCCGCGAAGAAGCAATCCAGCTTTCACTCCCCGGATGAAAGCTGGATTGCTTCGCTTCGCTCGCAATGACGGGGTTGACGTCATGCCGTGTTGGCCTCCACGACCGTAATCTCCGGCCACAGCGACTTCCAGCGCTTCGCCTTCGCCGCATAATTCGCCGCCGAAAAGTTCGGCCCGGGATTGGGCCGCACGATCATGGCGGCGATGTCGTCGAATCCATGCGGCGCGTAAACATCAAAACCGTCCTGCGTGCGGCGGATTCCAACTTGCGTGTTCGTGGTCAGGAAGCGGTCGATGCCCTGCGTCGAGGATCGCAGCGCCGGATAGGGCAGGTCATGCTTTTGCGGATACCAGAGATGGACCCGCGCCTGATTGCGCACCTCGATCGGGACGCCGAGTTTTGCAAGTCGGCCCTGCACTTGCCGGATCACTTCGTCCTCGGCTTCCCAGGAGGTATCGGGATCGAAATAGAAAATGTCGTAATCGGCGATGCCGTAATCGACCGCGCGTTGTGTCTGCACATTCCACACGGTCTGCACCAGGCATCCCGACACGAGCCACGCATCCGGCAGCGCGAGGCGGAACAATTCATCCGCGATGATTTCGTTGACGGGGTTGCGAATGACCGCGGCGAGGAATTGGTCTCTGTTCATGGCCACCGCGAAGACTTCCTCACCGTCATTGCGAGGAGCGTTTGCGACGAAGCAATCCAGCTTTCGTTTTCCCGGCGCTAAAGCTGGATTGCTTCCGCCTTCGCTCTTCGAGCTACGGCGGACAAGTCGCGGAGCCTGTCATCGGGCGCGCGTTCGCGCGACCCGTTGGCTCGCAATGACGGATGCTATTATTCCGCCGCCCCAACCGCCTTCTTCGACGCCAGCGCCCGCCATTGCCGGCGCAGCAACGGCTCGACGGTCGCGCGGTTCGCCTTCGACAGGCGGATCAGCACGA is drawn from Bradyrhizobium lablabi and contains these coding sequences:
- a CDS encoding glutamate--cysteine ligase gives rise to the protein MARDQIDMTPLQSRNELVAWLEAGVKPPSEFRIGTEHEKTPFTLSGHQPVPYEGARGIGALLEGMQLLLGWEPIMERGNIIGLYDVTGGGAISLEPGGQFELSGAPVETVHQTQSELMAHLAQVREIAEPLGIGFLGLGMTPSWTRSQIPVMPKGRYKIMTSYMPKVGQYGLDMMYRTCTVQTNLDFSCEADMVKKLRVSVALQPVATALFANSPFTEGRPNGFLSFRSEIWRETDSARSGMIPWAFEDGMGFERWVDYALDVPMYFVKRGETYIDVAGSSFRDFFAGRHPAFPGERPTLSDWANHLSTIFPEVRLKRYLEMRGADGVPWGRLPALPAFWVGLLYDDLSLDAAWQIVKHWNAHERQALRDDVPRLGFKSRVRDRYLFEIAKECLALSYSGLRRRGRVDHAGRDETRHLEPLERIIDSGRTPAEEMLEKFNGPWHGSVEPAYDEYAF
- a CDS encoding PAN domain-containing protein, yielding MWGGRRLRACLVLSAVLAAAIAVRPAHAQANFDRPGSDYQSSPVPSGDPADCALMCERDRHCRAWSFNYPTDSTIGAVCWLKNSVPARVQDNCCVSGVRGAGVVEPRTGSEEVSIDRFGGDYRNFWLKGSEGEEVCKAACTEDNKCRAWTYARPGYVGKEAHCFLKKEIKPPRRKAGFISGVVR
- a CDS encoding nucleotidyltransferase family protein; its protein translation is MNRDQFLAAVIRNPVNEIIADELFRLALPDAWLVSGCLVQTVWNVQTQRAVDYGIADYDIFYFDPDTSWEAEDEVIRQVQGRLAKLGVPIEVRNQARVHLWYPQKHDLPYPALRSSTQGIDRFLTTNTQVGIRRTQDGFDVYAPHGFDDIAAMIVRPNPGPNFSAANYAAKAKRWKSLWPEITVVEANTA